A single window of Arvicanthis niloticus isolate mArvNil1 chromosome X, mArvNil1.pat.X, whole genome shotgun sequence DNA harbors:
- the LOC117694825 gene encoding germ cell-less protein-like 2: MGLLTSRVLKCRESSPVEPQPEEVTAGPSCLSGSRKRKLSTSENLAPSSDIHGPQNQGMSLHKVLNYIYRKRAKISSNYAYENLFLNGNDSDIKIRARRRTWCLHKVFLCQSGYFANVLKGIWRQSHSDVIKLVIKNEDIDARSLHFVFGSLYTEEDLLLTPVEVPHVLAAACLLQVHRVIRQCEETMKTTINRNTVCSYYMAAETYRLKVVKTRCFEWLLYNLMTHPSVALYREVDMKLMYLLGSSSDLLVMQKEIDVYTTLKTWMFLHLNPCWNGTMIQLLDHTNSWLSNYMECIDDNSFLESEEGLIFQPVFKKLRFQHIICDLASTSILEQDRLIPLEWLSPIYKQQWLTLLEAQEQTAIGPQTINEELEECTMRCGKIIAKNGRYTWKWPSCKLSFPLHVTFTSQCITLRKCYQQCGPTACIKHVRNILFRLTLVCFDSNKKVTFRKTTGYKLFTIENLEEQIVMKLDSEVLTFPLYIFGNFLCVNLANSENQ; the protein is encoded by the coding sequence ATGGGGCTATTAACCAGCAGGGTCTTGAAATGCAGGGAATCCAGTCCAGTGGAGCCACAGCCAGAAGAAGTCACAGCTGGCCCCAGTTGCCTGTCTGGCAGTCGCAAGCGAAAACTGAGCACATCGGAGAATTTGGCACCAAGCTCTGACATCCATGGACCTCAAAACCAGGGTATGAGTCTACATAAAGTTCTCAACTACATCTACAGGAAAAGGGCTAAGATCTCATCTAATTATGCTTAcgaaaatttatttttgaatggGAATGACAGCGATATTAAAATCCGTGCTCGCCGAAGAACATGGTGTTTACACAAAGTATTTTTATGTCAGTCAGGCTACTTTGCTAACGTGCTCAAAGGTATTTGGAGACAATCACACAGTGATGTTATTAAACTGGtcattaagaatgaggacattgaTGCCAGATCTCTGCACTTTGTGTTTGGTTCTTTATACACGGAAGAGGATTTGTTACTAACACCTGTGGAAGTTCCTCACGTTTTGGCGGCAGCATGCCTGCTTCAGGTGCATCGAGTAATTCGGCAGTGTGAGGAGACCATGAAGACAACCATCAATAGGAACACTGTATGCTCCTATTATATGGCAGCAGAAACCTACAGATTAAAAGTTGTAAAGACCAGATGCTTTGAATGGCTTCTATATAATTTGATGACACATCCAAGTGTGGCACTTTACAGGGAAGTAGATATGAAGTTGATGTATCTTCTCGGATCATCTTCTGACTTATTAGTGATGCAAAAGGAGATCGATGTATATACCACACTGAAAACATGGATGTTCCTCCATCTTAATCCATGCTGGAATGGAACCATGATACAGCTTTTAGATCATACCAACAGCTGGCTTTCCAACTACATGGAATGTATTGATGACAACAGTTTTCTTGAAAGTGAAGAAGGACTAATATTTCAACCAGTGTTTAAAAAACTGAGGTTTCAGCACATTATCTGCGACTTGGCCTCCACAAGCATCCTTGAACAAGATCGTCTAATACCTTTGGAATGGTTGTCACCCATTTATAAGCAACAGTGGCTGACTTTGCTGGAAGCACAAGAACAAACGGCAATTGGACCACAAACCATCAATGAAGAACTTGAAGAATGCACCATGAGATGCGGAAAAATAATTGCCAAAAATGGTAGATACACTTGGAAGTGGCCGTCTTGCAAACTTAGCTTTCCTTTACATGTCACCTTTACAAGCCAGTGTATCACTTTGAGGAAATGTTACCAGCAGTGTGGTCCCACTGCCTGCATAAAACATGTAAGAAATATCCTATTCAGACTAACTTTGGTGTGTTTTGATTCCAACAAGAAAGTAACATTCAGGAAAACAACAGGTTATAAACTCTTTACCATTGAAAATCTTGAGGAACAAATTGTAATGAAATTGGATAGTGAAGTTCTAACCTTCCCTTTGTATATATTTGGCAATTTCCTGTGTGTAAACCTAGCAAATTCGGAAAACCAGTAA